In Gemmatimonadota bacterium, the genomic stretch ATGTCACCCATTTCAGGCGTACCATTCACGACCAATGCATGGTACGGCGCACCATCCTCTGTTCGCAATACATCTGTAACCTGCCCCGTATAGATACCACCACCTGTTAACCGAGTGGTTTGCCATTGCACCTTCTCCCCACCCCATAAACCCATAACTCGCGCCTCGCCATCCTGTGCGCGCACAAAACCGACTTCGCCTTGAAATGTAAGATCGCCCATGCGAAAAACTTCTGTCCCGGGTTGCAGAACAATATGATCTGTAACCCCCCGGTGGCGCACTTTCATATACACGCCGCGCTCGCCAATATTTTCCACCTCAACAGAATCGATAAACGCCTTATCCCGAAATGGTTCGTGAACAGCCGTGAACCGACTCGGCGATTGGCCTTTTTGTCGAACCATCAACATGGGCATGCGAAATCGATCAATCAGTGTTTCATCTTCATCTGCGCGCCGTACAGAAGGTGCATCACCCACAAAAAGATCGCTGTCCTTCATTCCCACAAGATGAATACGCACGGCAACAGCATCATTCCCCTGAAAGGTGACACGCGCATCCTGTACACGATCGCTATGTAACACGTTCTGAAAAAATGCAAGCGAAACATTTCGCCCCTCTGCATCCCCCTGGTCGCGTTCGTGTTCTGGAAATCGCACTTTCACTCCCGGCAAAAGATTTTCACCATAATTCTGCAAAGGCACATTGACCTCTGTCTGCATATCGCCATCCGCACTCCCATGCATCACCCAATCACGTTGATCGCCGCCCCGAACGCGAAACAGGTCAACCACATAGTGATCCTCTCCCCCCGCATTTACAAGCATGACCAATCGCCGATATTCTTCCGCCAGTCCGGGATACACCCCCTCCCCACTCGCTTCTACCCATTGTACCGGGTCATAAGCGGCTTCAAACGCCAGCAGAGAGCCGTCTATAATACCTTTTCGGTTGGAGCGTTCCTGTTCTTCTTCATCGATCAACACAGTATTGTGGCACAAGGTACTGACCGTCCAGCTGCGGTATTGGGTATGGGTATAGCCCACATCGGAGAGCAATTCCTGTCCTCTGGCAAAAAGCATCAGATTCAAATTATCTGCATGGGCATGCCCATAAGCCCCCGAAAAATGCAGATGTACCTGCACTTGATGTTCGCCATTTCCCCTCCCCAACCACGCATGCCCAACACCCGGCAGCAGTGTCGGATGCGATTGTTCCAGCGGTTTGACATTGGGATCAACCCGCCGACTATCCCGATATGCCCAGGCATCGTGCATGGGAATCCATCGCCCATCGGGATACCTGCAAATATCCAGAAGCTGATTTGCCTTTTTCACAATGGCAATATCTCGCTCCAAATCCAGCCTGTCGTATCGCACGCCATCGTCCGAGACATAACCCAACGGATCGGAATATCCTTTCAGCGCGTCAAATACCACTTGCATACCCGCCATTGTCATCCGGTGATACCCCAAACTGCCTTCATGCCAGAAGCCATCCGCATAAAATTGACGCTCAAACAGACCGATACTGCGACGAACCGCTTCATGTACCAGTTCGGGATCGCCCAAAACGCGACCAATCACCGCATACCCGCGATAGATATGGGGACTCGCATTGGTATAGAGAATCCCGTGATATCTATCCTGCCGAATGGCTCCACGAAAGAAATCGTCCTCAATCCGCTTTTTCACATCTATCCCAACCGCATCGGCCAACCGCTCCAGTTCACCACTCGTATAAATCGCATCATAAGCCATAGCCAGATTGGTCGGCATTTCATCGTGCCGCCACCGCC encodes the following:
- a CDS encoding heparinase II/III family protein; its protein translation is MQAIERPVYQINLTEKEIARLKRRVRTVMAFSEAEMVALIPDKTGFRFVGCPDCDAGAQEGQLRWSIKDPHRAQCRYCQMVFPNERYPDNQIQTVVNPLGETVTYPFWEDETGFRYYFQAKAWREARVYFAAIAEDLGELYQATGDAMYARRATLILDAFARYYPGFLVSYDRAHEQKGFVFEPPYPNNGGKWGRWRHDEMPTNLAMAYDAIYTSGELERLADAVGIDVKKRIEDDFFRGAIRQDRYHGILYTNASPHIYRGYAVIGRVLGDPELVHEAVRRSIGLFERQFYADGFWHEGSLGYHRMTMAGMQVVFDALKGYSDPLGYVSDDGVRYDRLDLERDIAIVKKANQLLDICRYPDGRWIPMHDAWAYRDSRRVDPNVKPLEQSHPTLLPGVGHAWLGRGNGEHQVQVHLHFSGAYGHAHADNLNLMLFARGQELLSDVGYTHTQYRSWTVSTLCHNTVLIDEEEQERSNRKGIIDGSLLAFEAAYDPVQWVEASGEGVYPGLAEEYRRLVMLVNAGGEDHYVVDLFRVRGGDQRDWVMHGSADGDMQTEVNVPLQNYGENLLPGVKVRFPEHERDQGDAEGRNVSLAFFQNVLHSDRVQDARVTFQGNDAVAVRIHLVGMKDSDLFVGDAPSVRRADEDETLIDRFRMPMLMVRQKGQSPSRFTAVHEPFRDKAFIDSVEVENIGERGVYMKVRHRGVTDHIVLQPGTEVFRMGDLTFQGEVGFVRAQDGEARVMGLWGGEKVQWQTTRLTGGGIYTGQVTDVLRTEDGAPYHALVVNGTPEMGDIDGVVAVVTFGDGTTRGLRVKRVVGREVILKDDPGFRITNAGMAHCFFPLREIEGTVQLQIRTSAFVTIRDGGVEQRSIGSGDFEMK